A section of the Xiphias gladius isolate SHS-SW01 ecotype Sanya breed wild chromosome 8, ASM1685928v1, whole genome shotgun sequence genome encodes:
- the LOC120792784 gene encoding rhombotin-1-like, whose protein sequence is MVLDKEESVSLVSLQSREKPRGCAGCNGRIRDRFMLQALDRYWHEDCLKCACCDCHLGRMGSTLYTRANLILCRRDYLRLFGVTGNCAACSKMIPAFEMVMRARDNVYHLDCFACQLCRQRFCVGDKFFLKNNMILCQLDYEGGHLNGSTERQPQ, encoded by the exons ATGGTGTTGGACAAGGAGGAGA GTGTGTCTCTCGTGTCCCTCCAGTCCAGAGAGAAGCCGAGGGGCTGCGCCGGCTGCAACGGGAGGATCCGGGACCGCTTCATGCTGCAGGCGCTGGACAGGTACTGGCACGAAGACTGTCTGAAGTGCGCCTGCTGTGACTGCCACCTGGGCCGGATGGGCTCCACCCTCTACACCCGGGCCAACCTCATCCTCTGCCGCAGGGACTACCTGAG gctcTTTGGGGTGACGGGGAACTGTGCAGCCTGCAGTAAGATGATCCCTGCCTTTGAGATGGTGATGAGAGCCAGAGACAACGTTTACCATTTAGACTGCTTCGCCTGTCAGCTCTGCCGCCAGAG ATTTTGCGTGGGAGACAAGTTTTTCCTCAAGAACAACATGATCCTGTGCCAGCTGGACTATGAAGGAGGCCATCTTAATGGCAGCACTGAGAGGCAGCCTCAATAA